The DNA window AGCGGCACTATAAACTTCACTCACGGAAACCTCAACATTGGAGAAGCGAGGGCTACACCTGTAATAAGGGAACTTAAATCCCATATAGATTCAAATAAGCTCACTATAATGGATGTCCCACCCGGGACAAGCTGTCCTGTAATAGAAGCTGTAAAAGGAAGCGATTTCTGTATTTTGGTAACTGAGCCGACACCTTTTGGGCTAAATGACTTAATTCTGGCAGTTGAAGTCCTGAGAAAACTTGCTATTCCTTTTGGTGTAATAATAAATCGTGCTGATATTGGAGACAAAAAAGTAGATAGATACTGCAGGAGAGAAAGAATCCCTATCTTGATGCATATTCCCTTCTCCAGAGAAATTGCGATAGCGTACTCTAATGGTATTCCCTTTATCAATTGGAAGAAAGATTGGAACCCAAAATTCCAAGCCCTATATCTTAGGATTCAAAAGTTATCGCAGGTATGAAAGTTAGACCTATAGGGATAATTCATACACCATTTAAACATAAAAAAGATACACCTATCCAACCGTTAAAGTCAAAAGCAATTGGTCAGATTGAACTGTTTAGAGAATATGAGCAAGGTTTAGATAATATAGACAGCTTTTCTCATTTAATTCTGATATATAAATTTCACAAATCAAGAGGCTATCAGTTAAAGGTAAAGCCATTTTTAGATTCCAAACTTAGAGGGATATTTGCAACAAGAGCTCCGAGAAGACCGAATCAGATAGGACTGACTGTGGTCAAATTATTAAGGCGAAAAGAGAATATTTTATTTGTTAAAGGGGTAGATATAATTGATGGCGCACCTTTATTGGATGTAAAACCGTATGTGCCTGATTTCGGGCCAAAAGAGAAAATTAAAACTGGCTGGCTTGAAGGGAAGATAAAATGAAGCAAATAGTTGTTATAAGCGGTAAAGGGGGAACTGGAAAAACTGTTATAGCAGGAAGTTTTGCTTCATTAGCTAAAAATAAAGTGATGGCAGATTGTGATGTAGATGCAGCAGATTTACATCTTTTACTCTATCCTGTTATTAAAGAGACGCATGAATTTAGAGGTGGTAAGAAGGCAGTAATAGATAAGGAGAAGTGCACTGGGTGTAAGAAATGTATGGAAGTGTGTAGATATGGGGCAATACGAGAGGTTAGAATGGGGAAACGAGAAGCAAGAGGTGGGTATCCTCAATTCTCAATTCCCGATTCTCAATTCTATATTGATGCAATTTCATGCGAAGGATGTGGAGTCTGTGCACATATTTGTCCTGAACAGGCAATCCAAATGAAGGAAAGTACAACTGGGAAATGGTATATTTCAGATACTAAGTATGGACCGTTAGTTCATGCAAAATTGGGAATTGCAGAGGAGAATTCAGGTAAATTGGTAACTATAGTGAAACAAAATGCAAAGACTGTTGCCGAAAAAGATGGTATGGATTACATCATAATAGACGGTCCGCCCGGCATTGGTTGTCCCGTAATTGCATCTATTGGGGGCGCGGACATTGCGTTAGTAGTTACCGAACCGACTCTTTCAGGTATTCATGATATGAAGAGAATTATTGGAGTAGCAAACCATTTTGGTATCAAATCAGTAGTTTGCATAAATAAGTATGATTTGAATATGCGGAATACGCTATCTATTGAAAACTATTGCCAAAACTCTAATATGAAAGTAATAGGGAGAATACCTTATGATGAAACTGTCGTAAAGGCACTTGTAAAAGGAATTCCAGTGGTAGAATACTCTAATTCTGTATCAGCAGGAGAAATAAAAATTTTGTGGGAGAAAATTCAGGCAGAATTGAAAGATAGGTGATGGGTACTTTTAAACCAAAGATTTATAGGTATAAGACTGGGACAAAGTGGACTGAAAAGCACAAGGGTATACTATCATCCGAAGACAAGCAGGATATAGAGATTGCCTGTCCACCTGAATTTGGTGGTCATTATGGGTGTTGGACACCGGAACATCTCTTTGTATCATCAATTGAGATTTGCATAATGACATTGAATTTTAAGATAAACTTACAACCAACAATAAAAAGGGAGGATGAATAATGAAAGTAGCTGTTTCTACAGAGGGAACACAAGTTGCTCCCCATTTTGGGAGGTGTCCAGAATATACTATTGTTGAAATAGAGGAGGGCAAGGTGGTGAAAAAGGAAACGATACAAAACCCAGCACATCAGCCAGGGTTTCTACCTGGTTATCTGGCAAGTATGGGAGTGAATTGTATTATTACAGGTGGGATGGGACATCGTGCTCAAGGTCTCTTTGCTCAATACAATATTGAGACCATTATAGGAGTGACCGGCTCTATAGACCAAGTTATAGATAATTATTTGAAAGGCGGACTTGTTGGTGGCAAGAGTTTGTGTGACCGTGGTCAGCCGGGTCATAAAGAGTGTAAGCATTAAGACAAGGAGTATTATATGCAAAAAGAGACTACATTTGAAGAAAGACAGAGGCAGCAGGCTGAATTAAACCGTAAGGTTAAAGAGAGCTTGGCAAAGATAAAGTATAAAATCTTGGTACTCTCTAATAAGGGAGGCGTGGGTAAGAGTTTCGTAGCAGTGAGCCTTGCTGTTTCTATAAGTAGAGATAAAAAAGTAGGTATTCTGGATGCAGATATTCATGGTCCATCAATAGCAAAGATGCTTGGCTTTGAGGGTAAGAAAGTGATGGTATCTCCTCATGGAATGGTCCCTATACTGGTAAGCCCGAATTTATGGGCGTTTTCAATGGCTTCATTGATAAGTAGTGTTGATATGCCAGTTATCTGGAGAGGCCCTTTGAAAATGGGAGCATTGAAGCAATTTCTTGGTGAAGTGGCTTGAGGTGAACTGGATTATTTAGTTGTAGATTCGCCACCCGGGACAGGGGATGAGCCTCTCTCAATTTGTCAGCTTATTCCTGATATGACTGGAGCGATTATTGTTACAACCCCACAAGAGGTTGCACTTTCAGACTCAAGGAAATGTGTCCAATTTCTGGTCCAACTTAGAATACCCATTTTTGGCATTATAGAAAATATGAGCGGGTTTACTTGCCCACATTGTGGCAAAAGTGTAGATATTTTCAAAACAGGAGGCGGTGAAAAAGCCGCCAGAGAACTTGGTATTCCTTTTTTAGGGAGCATCCCTCTTGACCCCAATATTGTTGAGGCTGGAGATAGTGGAATTCCATTTATTGAAAAAGCCAGTGATTCTCGCACAGTTTTGAAATTTAATGAAATTGTAGACAAAATACGCAAGAAGGTGGAAACCAAAAGTTAAAGAGGTAGTCTATGTCTAAAAAAGGAGAAGTTATGAATTGTGCTTATTGTGAAGATAAAGTATGCTATCAGGGTAAAGATTGCACAGAGATTCGGGATGAGACAATTAAGCAATATAATATGAGTGAGGAAGATTTAGAAATGGCGAAGGTCGCGTCTTCTATTGAGGCTAAATATTATATGAAACTTACGCGAATTGAAGAATTTATAATGTTTTGTAAAGAAATGAAATATAGCCATGTGGGGATTGCTTTTTGTATTGGATTATCAGAAGAAGCAAAAATACTTCAGCAAATTCTGGAGCAGAAAGGGATCAAGGTCTCTTCTGTTTGTTGTAAAGTTTGTGGGATTCCAAAAAGTAAATTTAATCTGGAGAAAATTGATGAAACTAAACCTGAGGTAATGTGTAGTCCTTTAGGACAGGCAAAAATTCTGAACCAAGCTAAAGTAAACTTAAATATTATTTTTGGCTTGTGTATAGGACACGATATTCTGTTTTCTAAACACTCTGACGCACCTGTTACTACATTAGTAGTTAAGGATAGAGTGCTTGCTCATAATCCCATAGGAGCGATCTATTCCGGGTATTATCGTAGGAATAAATTAATTTAATATTCCACAGGAGGATTAATTGAAAAAAATTTTACTTATAGGTAACCCAAATGTTGGTAAAAGTGTTATCTTCAACCGCTTAACTGGTGTAGATGTTATTGTCTCTAACTACCCCGGTACTACTGTTGAGTTTACAAAAGGAAATATGAGAATTGGCGAAGATAAAGTAGAAGTCGTTGATGTCCCAGGAACCTACACTCTTGAAGCAACAACAAAGGCAGAAGAGGTGGCAGTTGAGATGCTTGAAAAAGGAGATTTAGTCATCAATGTTGTGGATGCTACAAATTTAGAAAGGAGTCTTAATCTCACACTACAGTTACTCAAACAACAGGTTCCTATAATTGTTGCTCTCAACTTCTGGGATGAAGCCAAGCATACAGGTATAACAATTGATGTGGATAGATTAGAGGAGATTCTTGGAATCCCATGTATCCCTACTTGTGCTGTGACAGGTGAAGGGATTAAAAGATTAGTGGATAAAATTGAAGAGGCAAATATCTCTACTTATGATTACATAGAGGAAGAAAGGTGGCATGAGATTGGAAATATAATAGCTAAAGTAGAAAAGGTAGCCCACCGTCACCATACATTTCTTGAAAAACTTGGTGATGCATCAATAACACCATTTACTGGAGTCCCAATAGCTCTCGTAATTCTATTTGCTACCTTTAAGCTTATAAGACTTATTGGCGAGAGTCTTATAGGATATATATTTGAACCAATCTTTGAAAAATTATGGGCTCCTTTGATGCTGAAACTGTCAGGACTATTGGGAAGTCACGGATTTATTCATGATATTCTTATTGGAAGATTAGTTGAAGGAGAGATAGATTTTGTTAAGTCACAGGGTCTATTGACTACAGGTCTATTTGTTCCTTTTGCTATGGTTTTACCTTATGTGTTTGCATTCTACTTAATACTATCATTTTGGGAAGACTTAGGTTATCTACCAAGATTAGCTGTTTTAGCGGATACCTTAATGCATAGGCTTGGTATACACGGTCTTGCAATAATTCCTATGATGCTTGGATTAGGCTGTAATGTGCCTGCTGCTCTATCAACCCGAATTATGGAAACAAGGAGGGAGAGATTCATTGCAGCCACCTTAATGGCTATAGCTGTTCCCTGTATGGCACAGATTGCTATGATTGTGGGACTTGTAGGTAGGTATGGGGTGAAGGGATTAGGAACAATCTTTGGTACCTTATTTATTGTATGGATTTTGCTTGGGCTTTTACTTAATAAATTCTTGAGAGGTGAGTCACCAGAGATATTTGTAGAAATACCGCCATACAGAATTCCTTACCTAAAAGGACTTTTTAAAAAGGTATGGATAAAAATAAAATGGTTCATTAAAGAGGCAGTCCCATGGGTTCTTGTTGGTGTATTCATTGTAAACATACTTTATGTACTCCATATAATTGATTTCATAGCAAGATTCACCAGCCCAGTAATTACACGAATCTTTGGCCTTCCAGCTGAAGCAGTAGTGGCACTCTTAATTGGGTTCTTACGTAAAGATGTAGCAGTTGGAATGCTTGCTCCACTTGGGTTAACTCTTAAGCAACTCATAATAGCTTCTGTTGTGCTTGCCATGTATTTCCCATGTGTTGCTACCTTCACAACTCTCGCAAAAGAATTGGGAGTCATGGATATGCTCAGATCAGCATGCATTATGATTGCTTCAGCCCTCATAGTGGGCGGAGTGCTTAATTTAATTTTATAAAGACTGAGGGCACTAAAAAATAATTGACTTCTGCTAAAATGATTATAGTATATAGTAGTTTTATTTTGTAATATTTACATATGGAAGTTATTTTAGCCGGTATTAATGTTCCTGTGAGGGTTCTTGAAAATTTACCTGAAGAGGAAAAGAAGAAAGCAACACCAGAGATAATATCTGCTGCTTATGCCAGAATAAGCAGAAGCGATAAAGATGTTGATGAATTAGTTGATGAGTCCATAGAGGATGTTTCCGCTGCAAGAAAATCAAATGAATCAATTATTTATGGTATGGGACACCACTCTGTAGCTGACCATGTAATTTTTAATTTAAATATAAAAGGAGTATCAAGACTCCTTGTAGAATCAATAGAAAAAAGAAGATTAGCCGGCTATACTGAAAAATCTCAGCGCTATGTTACATTAGATGGTGATTATATCGGACCGAAAGAGTTTAGTCAAAAAGATTTAGCAAAATTTGATAAACTTGTAAAATTGCAAAATGATTTCTATTTCAAGGCTAATTCTAAACTTTTTGAATTCTTAAAGAAAAAGTTTTCTGATGAATTAGATAAATTAGAAGGCGAAGATAAAAAAGCCTTCTTGAAGAAATTGGAAGGTAGTGCAAAAGAAGATGCAAGATATAGTTTGTGCTTAGCAACTCAAACACAGCTTGGCTGTTCTTATACAGGCCAGACAGCGGAGCTGGCAATTAGAGAATTAAAATACGGTAGATTAAAAGAGGAAAGAGAGTTTGCTAAGTTATTGTATGATGCAATAGTAGAAAAAGCACCTTCTATAATTCAGCTCACTGACCCAGAACTATTTAAGCAGCACAATCCGGGACAAGAATTAAAAGATGATAATTTTAAGTATACAGATAAAAGCTTAAGGGAGCTTGTTGAAGAAGCTTTTCAATTTAATTCTTCTCCACAGGATTCTGCAAATATATCAAAAAGTAATTATGATTTTCTTTCAGAGGCCAATGTAACTCTTGTCAGCCATAATAACCCAGATAGACAAATTCTTGCTGCTTTATTACATACATATTCAAATAAACCAATAGTTGATTGCTATACTTTAGCAGATATGCTGATTAATAAAGAACAGGCTAAAGATTTTGTTAAAAGTTCCCTAAAACACATCAGCGAATTTGACAAAGTGCCACGTGCGTTTGAGACTGGTTTTATAATTTATGAAGTAATTACAAGTGCCAGCTGTTTTGCACAGCTTAAAAGGCATAGGATGAATACATTGTTAAGCCAAGACTATGACCCTGAACTCGGATATACAATTCCACCAAATATTGAGGAAATTGGATTAACACTTGAACTAAAGGATGTTTGTGACAGCTCTACTAATTTGTATAATGATTTTAAGAAAGAATATGGAAAGGCAGCTGAATATTGTTTAACAAATGCACATAGGAGGAGAGTTACTGTTGCAACAAACATAAGACAGTTATATCACATTTCAAGGATAAGAGAAGACGAGAGTGCACAGTGGGAGATAAGAGACAAAACAAGTAAGATGTCAAAATTGGCAAGTAAGGTAGCCCCTACTACAACCATACTTCTTTGTGGTAAGCATGAATTTAAAAACATTTATGACCAGGTAATGCAGAGATTGTAAGGATGTGGATATTCCCCTAAACTCTGTGATAAAGTGAGAAGCCTCTGAAAAAGAGTTGACTTTTTATTTTAATAGAAGTATTATATATAATAAAGAAGTAGTGAAGAGAAACATAGAAAGGAAGTGTAAAAATGAGTTTTAGGACATGGGCAGATTCAAAAATAAAAAGGTGCAATTGGATTGATGTGCAGTTCATAAAACTAAGTGTTGTTAGTTGTATTTTAATGATAGCAAAACTTTGGAAGCCACTACTTAGTTTAGATTGGTATTGGTATGCTATAATTTCTGTGTTATCAGCAATAAAACCAGTACATAAAGCACTCAGGAAGTAAGCGTCACTCAGCCAGCCTTGTGGGACTTCTTTTATTACTGGGGATGTTATACTTGTAACTTTTGCTCTATAAGCCCTTTTCTGGCTTTGCTATTTTAAATCTCTATACCAATTTGGTAATGTCAATGGATAGAAAATACGTCATGAACTTTTTATCACCAAAATAAGCATTATTCAAATATAGAAAATGAAATTTTGGTATTTAGAAGAGAAGCACAAAATGAACCCGTCATTATTTCCAGAATAAGAATAAATGGATGAGAAAGGGCACCTCCAAATAATCGCTGTAGTGATACCGTATGTTGCAACACTTGTTGGCCTCTATATTCTGAAAAATGCGTGGTCCTCTATCCTCTTATATCATTTTGGCGCGGTGCTCTTTTTGGTCATTGATGGAAAAAAAGAATTAATGAAGGATTTATGTTCGGGTTGGAACCCTGTAGCCGCCGTAGTCCTTGCTGCATTATGCATTATAGGTAGCCTATTCATCTTGTGGCTATGGCCCCGTATAAGCCTTGGGCACATCAGCCTGAAGATTGCGTTAACTGCCTTTGGACTATATGGAAGACTGTGGCTCCTCTTTATGATATACTTTGCGACGCTCCATCCCGTTTTGGAAGAGCTGTACTGGCGGGGCTATCTCACAAGCAAGAATAAATATTTCATATCGTCTGATGCATGGTTTGGAGGATATCACGTCCTTGTCCTCATTTTATTCATCAAGTTACCATGGGTAATAATATCGTTTATGGTATTATCCATTATGGCGTGGGCCTGGCGACGTGTCGCCTACAAATTCAATGGTCTTATAGTCCCCTTATTGTCTCATGTGGTAGCCGACGCAAGTATTATTGGTGTGGCAAATTTTTTGATCCAGTAGCCGTCTGAAAAGGCGTCGAAGATATGGGGACTGGGGTATATAAAAGTCTGGAAGAAACTTTTTTATTGACATGTCTGTATGAAATTATTAGATTAATAGAAAGAGTCCAATCCACTTTGAGAAAGGGGGGATGATGAAAGCATTAGTTTTTGGGGGTTCAGGTAAGATTGGTTCTGCAGTTGCATGGGATTTGGCTAAAGACAAGGATATTGATGCAATAGGAATTGTTGGTAGGCGTAAAGAGGCTCTTGAAAAGATAAAAAAATGGATAGGTAGTGACAAAGTGATACCTCATATTCTTGATGTATCCGACAGAGAGGCCATAGAAAAATTGATGAAGCAATATGATGTTGGTGCGCTTGCACTACCCGATAGGGGGACAAGTTACAGAGTTGTTGAGAGTGCAATTGAAACTGGATTGAGTATTGTTGACATGCTTGAAGAATATCATAGGAAACCAGATACTTATGAGATTGAAAAATTACAAGTCCCGAGTGGGATGACACTTGATGAATATGGAGAATGGCTTCATAACAAAGCAGTAGATAATGGTGTAACATTTGTTGATGGAATGGGGTTTGCACCCGGTTTAAGTAACATCACGCTTGGTGAAGGAATCAGTAAAGTAGATAAGGCTGAGACAGCAGTGGCAAGAGTTGGTGGTATTCCATCAAAGGAAGCTGCTAAGAAACATCCACTAAAATACATAATCACATGGGCATTCTGGCATGTTTTGAGAGAGTATATGGTCAAGGTCAAAGTTATAAAGAATGGTAAGGTTGTGGAAGTAGATGCGATGAGTGATCGTGAAAGTTTTAGGTTCACAAAATTTGGTAAGAATGAAGAGTTAGAGTGCGCTATTACACCCGGTATGCCCAGTTTTCTTTATACAAGACCCTATCTTAATGAGTTTGCTGAAAAAACTATCCGGTGGCCTGGCCATTGGCAGGGAATACAGACTTTGAAGGAGTGCGGATTGCTCGACCTTACACCAGTAGAGTTCAAAGGTATGAATATAGTACCTCGTGATTTCTTATCGTCTATCATAACACCTAAGCTTATGCCATTGACAGATGAAACTGATGTATGTGTTATGTGGAATACGATGACAGGTACAAAAGATGGTAAAAAAATGAGAATCGATTACTATATGTGGGATGAAGCAGACACTGAGAATGGTATTTCTTCTATGATGAGAGTTACTGGGTTTCCAGTGGCAATAGCTACAAAACTTTTATTAACGGGGGAGATAAAAGATAAAGGCATAGTGCCTCCCGAGGAATGTGTAAAAGGAAATCTCTATAAGAAATTCATGAAAGAATTAAGAAAAAGAAATATAGTTATACTCGAGGTTCCCACAATAATAGGATAAAATCAAATATCAAATCATATGAAACTTGGTCTCGTTCTTGGTGGTGGTGCTTCCCACGGTCTTGCCCATATTGGTGTGCTTCAAGTAATTGAGGAAGCACGAATCCCAATTCACCTTATATGTGGGTCTTCAATTGGTGCAGTAATTGGTGCACTTTATGCTATGCATCCCGATGCAAGGCAACTGGAAAAAACTACCAGAGAAATACTAATCTCACGCGAATTTAAGCGTATCGGACTTGATTTATTTGGCAACTCTCGTATTCCAAAGCCATTCTGCACAGTTACCGATTTCGTAAAAGAGCGTTTCATATATGTGAAAGGATTCATCAGTCCCTATGTGGTCAAAAGAGACAATTTATACCTCATCTTAGACAAACTTTTTGGCAAAGCTCTAATCTCAGACACAAAGATTCCATTTGCAGCAGTAGCAGTTGATATAGTAACAGCAGAGGATAAGGTTATACGCGATGGCCCAATCATAGACGCATTACTTGCATCTACTGCTATCCCTGGGGTCTTCCCTTATGTAGAGACTTTTGGCTCAATATTAGTGGATGGTGGAATAACATCAACTGTCCCAGCCCGTGCAGCAAGGGAGCTGGGTGCAGATTTTGTAGTAGCTTCGTCATTAATAGATAAGCCTATTGAGCCTACTTCACTTCGGACAGGATTTCAGATCAATTTAAGAGTTGACGAGATTGTAAAATACAGACTGCATTTACTAAACCTATTGGATGCAG is part of the bacterium genome and encodes:
- a CDS encoding ATP-binding protein, translating into MKQIVVISGKGGTGKTVIAGSFASLAKNKVMADCDVDAADLHLLLYPVIKETHEFRGGKKAVIDKEKCTGCKKCMEVCRYGAIREVRMGKREARGGYPQFSIPDSQFYIDAISCEGCGVCAHICPEQAIQMKESTTGKWYISDTKYGPLVHAKLGIAEENSGKLVTIVKQNAKTVAEKDGMDYIIIDGPPGIGCPVIASIGGADIALVVTEPTLSGIHDMKRIIGVANHFGIKSVVCINKYDLNMRNTLSIENYCQNSNMKVIGRIPYDETVVKALVKGIPVVEYSNSVSAGEIKILWEKIQAELKDR
- a CDS encoding DUF1847 domain-containing protein: MNCAYCEDKVCYQGKDCTEIRDETIKQYNMSEEDLEMAKVASSIEAKYYMKLTRIEEFIMFCKEMKYSHVGIAFCIGLSEEAKILQQILEQKGIKVSSVCCKVCGIPKSKFNLEKIDETKPEVMCSPLGQAKILNQAKVNLNIIFGLCIGHDILFSKHSDAPVTTLVVKDRVLAHNPIGAIYSGYYRRNKLI
- a CDS encoding FAD-dependent thymidylate synthase produces the protein MEVILAGINVPVRVLENLPEEEKKKATPEIISAAYARISRSDKDVDELVDESIEDVSAARKSNESIIYGMGHHSVADHVIFNLNIKGVSRLLVESIEKRRLAGYTEKSQRYVTLDGDYIGPKEFSQKDLAKFDKLVKLQNDFYFKANSKLFEFLKKKFSDELDKLEGEDKKAFLKKLEGSAKEDARYSLCLATQTQLGCSYTGQTAELAIRELKYGRLKEEREFAKLLYDAIVEKAPSIIQLTDPELFKQHNPGQELKDDNFKYTDKSLRELVEEAFQFNSSPQDSANISKSNYDFLSEANVTLVSHNNPDRQILAALLHTYSNKPIVDCYTLADMLINKEQAKDFVKSSLKHISEFDKVPRAFETGFIIYEVITSASCFAQLKRHRMNTLLSQDYDPELGYTIPPNIEEIGLTLELKDVCDSSTNLYNDFKKEYGKAAEYCLTNAHRRRVTVATNIRQLYHISRIREDESAQWEIRDKTSKMSKLASKVAPTTTILLCGKHEFKNIYDQVMQRL
- a CDS encoding ATP-binding protein; translation: MIISVASGKGGTGKTTVATNLVLSLEDNVQFLDCDVEEPNAHIFLKPEFKRTYPVSIPTPEVDEQKCNHCGKCSEICQYNAIAVLKDKVLIFPELCNGCGGCSLLCPEGAITETKREIGVIEEGNSGTINFTHGNLNIGEARATPVIRELKSHIDSNKLTIMDVPPGTSCPVIEAVKGSDFCILVTEPTPFGLNDLILAVEVLRKLAIPFGVIINRADIGDKKVDRYCRRERIPILMHIPFSREIAIAYSNGIPFINWKKDWNPKFQALYLRIQKLSQV
- a CDS encoding NifB/NifX family molybdenum-iron cluster-binding protein; amino-acid sequence: MKVAVSTEGTQVAPHFGRCPEYTIVEIEEGKVVKKETIQNPAHQPGFLPGYLASMGVNCIITGGMGHRAQGLFAQYNIETIIGVTGSIDQVIDNYLKGGLVGGKSLCDRGQPGHKECKH
- a CDS encoding patatin-like phospholipase family protein, coding for MKLGLVLGGGASHGLAHIGVLQVIEEARIPIHLICGSSIGAVIGALYAMHPDARQLEKTTREILISREFKRIGLDLFGNSRIPKPFCTVTDFVKERFIYVKGFISPYVVKRDNLYLILDKLFGKALISDTKIPFAAVAVDIVTAEDKVIRDGPIIDALLASTAIPGVFPYVETFGSILVDGGITSTVPARAARELGADFVVASSLIDKPIEPTSLRTGFQINLRVDEIVKYRLHLLNLLDADVIISPEVHNVHWADFSKFTFCVKKGREATLKSLPEIRRQLSLFGRLKRWGRQIGFRK
- a CDS encoding ferrous iron transporter B, whose protein sequence is MKKILLIGNPNVGKSVIFNRLTGVDVIVSNYPGTTVEFTKGNMRIGEDKVEVVDVPGTYTLEATTKAEEVAVEMLEKGDLVINVVDATNLERSLNLTLQLLKQQVPIIVALNFWDEAKHTGITIDVDRLEEILGIPCIPTCAVTGEGIKRLVDKIEEANISTYDYIEEERWHEIGNIIAKVEKVAHRHHTFLEKLGDASITPFTGVPIALVILFATFKLIRLIGESLIGYIFEPIFEKLWAPLMLKLSGLLGSHGFIHDILIGRLVEGEIDFVKSQGLLTTGLFVPFAMVLPYVFAFYLILSFWEDLGYLPRLAVLADTLMHRLGIHGLAIIPMMLGLGCNVPAALSTRIMETRRERFIAATLMAIAVPCMAQIAMIVGLVGRYGVKGLGTIFGTLFIVWILLGLLLNKFLRGESPEIFVEIPPYRIPYLKGLFKKVWIKIKWFIKEAVPWVLVGVFIVNILYVLHIIDFIARFTSPVITRIFGLPAEAVVALLIGFLRKDVAVGMLAPLGLTLKQLIIASVVLAMYFPCVATFTTLAKELGVMDMLRSACIMIASALIVGGVLNLIL
- the tsaA gene encoding tRNA (N6-threonylcarbamoyladenosine(37)-N6)-methyltransferase TrmO, producing MKVRPIGIIHTPFKHKKDTPIQPLKSKAIGQIELFREYEQGLDNIDSFSHLILIYKFHKSRGYQLKVKPFLDSKLRGIFATRAPRRPNQIGLTVVKLLRRKENILFVKGVDIIDGAPLLDVKPYVPDFGPKEKIKTGWLEGKIK
- a CDS encoding saccharopine dehydrogenase C-terminal domain-containing protein is translated as MMKALVFGGSGKIGSAVAWDLAKDKDIDAIGIVGRRKEALEKIKKWIGSDKVIPHILDVSDREAIEKLMKQYDVGALALPDRGTSYRVVESAIETGLSIVDMLEEYHRKPDTYEIEKLQVPSGMTLDEYGEWLHNKAVDNGVTFVDGMGFAPGLSNITLGEGISKVDKAETAVARVGGIPSKEAAKKHPLKYIITWAFWHVLREYMVKVKVIKNGKVVEVDAMSDRESFRFTKFGKNEELECAITPGMPSFLYTRPYLNEFAEKTIRWPGHWQGIQTLKECGLLDLTPVEFKGMNIVPRDFLSSIITPKLMPLTDETDVCVMWNTMTGTKDGKKMRIDYYMWDEADTENGISSMMRVTGFPVAIATKLLLTGEIKDKGIVPPEECVKGNLYKKFMKELRKRNIVILEVPTIIG